The genomic stretch CGTGCGGTCGCTGGCCGACAACGAGCGCGCAGTCTCCATCGCGGCCGGGGAGCCCGGTCTCGACGTCCTCGTCGCCAACGCGGGCGTGCACGACGGCGGGCTGAAGCTTTTCGACGGCGACGCCGCCGAGCTGGAGGCCCGCTTCCGGCGGCTGGTCGAGGTCAACCTGCTGGGATACCTGCTCGCGGCGCGCGCGGCGGCACCGGCACTCGTCGAGGCCGGGGGAGCCGTCGTCCTCACGCTGTCCGACGCCAGCTTCGACGTGCACGGCAACAATGCCGGCGTCGGCTACGCCACCGTCAAGCACGGTGCCGTCGGGTTGCTCAAGGCGCTGGCCCGCGACCTCGCCCCCCGGGTCCGGGTCAACGGCATCGCGCCCGGCGGGGTGCCCACCGGGCTGTCGGTCGCCGATTCGCAGGGGGAGCGTCCGGTGACGGTGGACCCCGAGCAGCTCACGCGCCGGGTGGCGGCCGCACCCTGCTCGGGCGCGGGGCGGACCTGGAATCGCTGGCTGCCGCCTACATCTGGTTCACCGGTCCGGCGACCCCCGCGGTGACCGGGCAGGTCCTCCGCGTCGACGGCGGCCTCCTGGCCTGATCAGGCTCGCATAACGGCTTGATCACGTCTGCCCAGGCCGTTGACCCTTTGTCATACATCTGACAGGGTCCGCTCAAGACGTCAGAGACGTCGAACACACGCGCGTGGGAGGGCCGGGCATGTCCGCACGGAGGCAGGGCTCCTGCCGCACGTCGGTCGTGCATGGCGGTCTCTCCCGGTCGTGGACGGCTCCATCCGCACATCCCCCGAACCAGCTCACCCCCACCGGCCGGCTCTCGGCCGCAGGAGGCGATCGGCATCCGCTGGGGGCGCGGCCCGCGTCCCTGGCCACGTGAGGAGAGACGAATGACCCGAATCCCCGGCCGCGCACTACGCACCATGGTGCCGCTCGTGTCCGCCGCCCTGTTCCTGACCGCCTGCGGTGGCGACGACGGTGGCGGCGATGGCGGGAGCGACGGTGGCTCGACCACCGAGCTCACCGCGATCATCCCGTTCCCGAGTGGCATCAGCTTCTACCCGCTGTTCGTCGCGGACGACCGGGGCTACTTCGGCGACGTCTCGGTGAACGTCGAGTCGGCCGAGGGCACCGCTGCCTCGCTGCAGCAGGTGCTGACCGGCCAGGCGGACATGTGCTTGTGCAGCCCCGGCCCGGTGATGCAGGCGGTGGCAGAGGGTGAGGACCTCGTCTCGGTCTACACGCTGTACCAGTCCGACGTCTTCGCCCTCGTCACCGAGGCCGGCGAGCCGATCAGCGACATCGAGGAGCTGCGCGGCCAGACCATCGGGGTCGACTCCCGCGAGGCCGGCGCCGAGTCCTGGCTGGTGCCTCTGCTCAGCGCCGAGGGTCTGCAGCTCGACACGGACTACCAGCTGACCGCCGTGGGCTCCGGCGCGACCCCGATCGCCGCCTTCGAGCGCGACGAGATCGTCGCGTACGCCGCTGCGTACGTGGACGTCGCCATCATGGAGCTGCGGGGCTTCCAGACGGAGAAGGTCGACGTCCCCGGTTCCGACGTCTTCTTCGACGCAACCGTCTGGATGCGGGGCGACTTCGTCGAGGAGAACCCGGACGTCGTCGAGTCGGTCGGGCGGGGCTTGGCCATGGCGACGGCGTGGGGGCAGGACAACCCCGAGGGCGTGCTGGAGATCACCGGCGAGGAGTTCGCCGAGGAGGTCTCGGACATGGAGTTCGCTCTCGCCCTGGTCGAGGAGACCGAAGCGCTGTGGCAGCTGCCGGACTCGGCCGACGGGCAGTGGGGGTACTCCGACCCCGACCGCGTCCAGGGATTGATCGACGCCTTCGTCGAGCAGGGCTACCTCGAGGAGGAGATCGACGCCGGAGTCTTCACCAACGACTTCGTCGAGGCGTTCAACGACTTCGAGGCGTCCGACCTGTGAGTGTGCCCTCCGGGGTAGTCGCCACCGGGTCGGCCGGTTCGAACCGGCCGACCCCGGTGGTCGACATCCGTGGCGCGTCCAAGCGGTTCGCCACCACGGGCGAGGACGTCGTGGCACTGACCGACATCGACCTGTCGGTCGCCGCCGGCGAGTTCGTCTGCCTCATCGGGCCATCGGGCTGCGGCAAGTCGACCCTGCTCAACCTCGTCGGTGGACTCCTGCGGCCCTCCGGTGGCCGGGTGGAGATCGGCGGTCGGCCCGTCACGGGACCACCGGCCGAGGTGGGCATGATGTTCCAGAAGCCGGTGCTGCTCGAATGGCGCACGGTCCGCGAGAACGTGCTGCTCCCGATCGAGGCCAGTGCCGGCCGGAGGGGCGCCAAGGCGTCTCGCGAGCGGGCGGACGAGCTGCTCGGGCGGGTCGGCTTGGAGAAGTTCGAAGAGCGCTACCCGAACGAGCTCTCCGGCGGCATGCAGCAGCGCGCGGCGATCTGCCGGATGCTGATCAGCGACCCCAACGTGCTTCTGCTCGACGAGCCCTTCGGCGCGCTCGACGAGCTCACCCGCGAGCGCCTCAACCTGGAGCTGGCCCGGATCGTCTCGGGTACCGACAAGGCGGCGCTCCTGGTCACCCACAACATCATCGAGGGTGTCTTCCTCTCTGACCGCGTCGTGGTCATGAGCGCCCGCCCGGGGCGGATCGTCGACGTGGTCGACGTGCCGCTCTCTCGGCC from Blastococcus sp. PRF04-17 encodes the following:
- a CDS encoding SDR family NAD(P)-dependent oxidoreductase produces the protein MAQAGRSVLITGGASGIGAAVARAFVAEGARVTVLDRRPSANPDVVSVEGDVRSLADNERAVSIAAGEPGLDVLVANAGVHDGGLKLFDGDAAELEARFRRLVEVNLLGYLLAARAAAPALVEAGGAVVLTLSDASFDVHGNNAGVGYATVKHGAVGLLKALARDLAPRVRVNGIAPGGVPTGLSVADSQGERPVTVDPEQLTRRVAAAPCSGAGRTWNRWLPPTSGSPVRRPPR
- a CDS encoding ABC transporter substrate-binding protein; this translates as MTRIPGRALRTMVPLVSAALFLTACGGDDGGGDGGSDGGSTTELTAIIPFPSGISFYPLFVADDRGYFGDVSVNVESAEGTAASLQQVLTGQADMCLCSPGPVMQAVAEGEDLVSVYTLYQSDVFALVTEAGEPISDIEELRGQTIGVDSREAGAESWLVPLLSAEGLQLDTDYQLTAVGSGATPIAAFERDEIVAYAAAYVDVAIMELRGFQTEKVDVPGSDVFFDATVWMRGDFVEENPDVVESVGRGLAMATAWGQDNPEGVLEITGEEFAEEVSDMEFALALVEETEALWQLPDSADGQWGYSDPDRVQGLIDAFVEQGYLEEEIDAGVFTNDFVEAFNDFEASDL
- a CDS encoding ABC transporter ATP-binding protein, which codes for MPSGVVATGSAGSNRPTPVVDIRGASKRFATTGEDVVALTDIDLSVAAGEFVCLIGPSGCGKSTLLNLVGGLLRPSGGRVEIGGRPVTGPPAEVGMMFQKPVLLEWRTVRENVLLPIEASAGRRGAKASRERADELLGRVGLEKFEERYPNELSGGMQQRAAICRMLISDPNVLLLDEPFGALDELTRERLNLELARIVSGTDKAALLVTHNIIEGVFLSDRVVVMSARPGRIVDVVDVPLSRPRSLDVVTTPEFTALVARVRQLLELGHDDDPGRNR